In one window of Desulforhabdus amnigena DNA:
- a CDS encoding FmdE family protein, whose amino-acid sequence MAIGSYSYEEFLRLVESFHGYMAPGVAMGGFMVDLAGKHIPEGVLFDAISETPKDIPDAIQLLTPCTMGNGRLKVINLGRYALSLFDMHEGNGIRVFLDLQKLHAWPEIKTWLFQLKAKIDQDKLLEEIQRAGPDILGIQPIQVCAEHIGKPERRRIATCILCGEAYPAQDGGICRGCQGEGPYLNTGDQEKLHAGPPGLKALAVEDAMGKELLHDLTQIIPGKSKKPAFLHGQQINIGDLCRLQQMGRRHVYVLDDNLPESDWVHENDAALAFARAMAGEGVSFSGPPREGKVSFTAARSGLFVAETERMERFNLLSGVMCASLKSYTMVDEQCTLAGTRAIPLFLPRGDFHRALSILQKGPLFRVLPMRKARVGVLVTGNEIFEGLVEDKFIPIIMSKVESFGCTVVRSLIVPDACDDISRGIESLLQAGADLLVTTAGLSVDPDDVTRRGLADAGATDMLYGAPILPGAMTLLARIGKAQVIGVPACALYFKTTSFDLLLPRLLAGITIERSDLAKLGHGGLCMECKTCTYPKCPFGR is encoded by the coding sequence ATGGCAATCGGTTCCTATTCATATGAAGAGTTTTTGCGTCTGGTGGAATCTTTCCATGGATACATGGCGCCTGGAGTCGCGATGGGGGGCTTCATGGTGGATCTTGCCGGAAAACACATTCCGGAAGGCGTTCTTTTTGATGCCATATCCGAAACGCCCAAAGACATCCCCGACGCCATTCAACTCCTGACACCATGCACGATGGGAAATGGCCGGCTCAAAGTGATCAATCTCGGCCGTTATGCACTGAGCCTGTTCGATATGCACGAGGGCAACGGGATTCGCGTGTTTCTGGACCTGCAGAAGCTCCATGCCTGGCCGGAAATAAAGACCTGGCTGTTCCAACTCAAAGCGAAAATCGACCAGGACAAACTCCTGGAAGAGATCCAGCGGGCGGGACCAGACATTCTGGGAATACAGCCGATACAGGTATGTGCGGAACACATCGGAAAACCTGAAAGAAGGCGGATAGCTACCTGCATCCTGTGCGGAGAGGCCTATCCGGCACAGGACGGTGGAATCTGCCGTGGCTGTCAGGGGGAAGGTCCTTATTTGAACACGGGAGATCAGGAAAAATTGCATGCCGGCCCGCCAGGGCTGAAGGCCCTGGCCGTGGAGGACGCCATGGGAAAAGAGCTTCTCCATGACTTGACACAGATCATTCCAGGGAAAAGCAAGAAACCGGCTTTCCTACACGGCCAGCAAATCAACATTGGAGATCTTTGCCGGTTACAGCAGATGGGACGTCGGCATGTCTATGTACTGGACGACAACTTGCCCGAATCCGATTGGGTGCACGAAAACGATGCGGCGCTGGCTTTCGCAAGAGCCATGGCAGGGGAGGGCGTTTCCTTTTCCGGCCCTCCCCGGGAAGGCAAAGTGTCATTCACTGCCGCCCGTTCCGGTCTGTTCGTGGCCGAAACGGAACGCATGGAACGGTTCAACCTGCTTTCCGGCGTCATGTGCGCGAGTCTAAAGAGCTATACAATGGTGGACGAACAATGCACCCTGGCCGGAACCCGGGCCATCCCCCTTTTCCTTCCTCGCGGAGACTTCCACCGCGCCCTCTCTATTCTTCAGAAAGGGCCTCTGTTTCGGGTGCTTCCCATGCGAAAAGCCAGGGTGGGCGTTCTGGTGACCGGAAATGAAATCTTTGAAGGGTTGGTGGAGGATAAGTTCATCCCCATCATCATGTCCAAAGTGGAATCCTTTGGCTGCACGGTGGTTCGATCCCTGATTGTTCCGGACGCCTGTGACGACATAAGCCGCGGGATAGAAAGTCTCCTCCAGGCCGGTGCGGATCTCCTGGTGACCACTGCGGGACTCTCCGTCGACCCCGACGATGTCACCCGCCGAGGTCTTGCAGATGCTGGGGCTACCGACATGCTTTACGGGGCACCGATACTTCCGGGCGCCATGACCCTTCTGGCGCGCATAGGAAAGGCGCAGGTGATAGGAGTCCCCGCATGCGCTCTCTATTTCAAGACCACAAGTTTCGATCTCCTTTTGCCACGATTGCTGGCTGGAATCACCATCGAGCGCAGCGACCTGGCCAAGCTGGGACACGGCGGTCTTTGCATGGAATGCAAAACCTGCACCTACCCCAAGTGTCCCTTCGGGCGCTAG
- the nifS gene encoding cysteine desulfurase NifS — translation MKTIYLDNNATTQVAPEVLEAMLPYFHDLYGNPSSMHSFGGQVGRKLREAREQVAALIGAVPGEIIFTSCGTESDNAAIRSALISQPEKRHIVTSRVEHPAIKALCAHLTDQGYRVTELPVDGEGRIDMDQYEKSLTPDTAIVSLMWANNETGVIFPIEAAAQMARSRGILFHTDAVQAVGKIPIDMSKSAVNMLSISGHKLHAPKGIGVLYVRKGTKFSPFLIGGHQEKNRRGGTENTPSIIALGKACELAAQNMELENTKVKALRDKLENELLARIPNSRVNGDRVNRLPNTTNISFEFVEGEGILLMLDEFSICASSGSACTSGSLQPSHVLRAMGVPFTMAHGSIRFSLSIYNTEEEIDFVIEKLPSIIETLRGMSPYWKVGDRICSTY, via the coding sequence GTGAAAACCATTTATCTGGACAACAATGCCACGACACAAGTTGCCCCCGAAGTTCTGGAAGCCATGCTGCCTTACTTCCACGATCTTTATGGAAATCCCTCCAGCATGCATAGTTTCGGCGGGCAGGTGGGGCGAAAGCTTCGTGAAGCGCGGGAACAGGTGGCTGCACTCATTGGCGCCGTTCCAGGTGAAATCATCTTCACCAGTTGCGGCACGGAAAGCGACAATGCGGCCATCCGTTCAGCGCTCATTTCCCAACCGGAAAAGCGCCATATCGTGACCAGCAGGGTGGAGCACCCGGCCATCAAAGCCCTCTGTGCTCATCTGACCGACCAGGGGTATCGCGTGACCGAGCTTCCCGTGGATGGGGAAGGGCGGATCGATATGGATCAGTACGAAAAAAGTCTCACACCGGATACCGCCATAGTGAGCCTCATGTGGGCAAACAATGAAACGGGAGTGATTTTTCCCATAGAAGCCGCCGCTCAAATGGCTCGCTCTCGCGGCATCCTTTTCCATACCGATGCAGTGCAGGCGGTAGGCAAGATCCCCATCGACATGAGCAAGAGCGCCGTGAACATGCTCTCCATTTCCGGACACAAGCTCCACGCGCCCAAGGGGATCGGTGTGCTTTATGTCCGCAAGGGGACAAAATTCTCTCCCTTCCTCATTGGAGGGCACCAGGAAAAAAACAGGCGGGGTGGCACGGAAAACACCCCGAGCATCATCGCGTTGGGCAAAGCCTGCGAACTTGCGGCTCAAAATATGGAATTGGAAAACACGAAAGTCAAAGCGCTTCGAGACAAGCTGGAAAACGAGCTTCTCGCCCGCATTCCCAACAGCCGCGTCAACGGTGATCGAGTCAATCGTCTCCCCAATACCACGAACATCAGTTTTGAATTTGTGGAAGGGGAGGGCATCCTGTTGATGCTGGATGAATTTTCCATCTGCGCTTCCTCCGGATCGGCATGCACATCGGGATCTCTGCAGCCTTCCCACGTGCTCCGCGCCATGGGGGTTCCTTTTACGATGGCTCACGGATCCATCCGGTTCAGTCTGAGCATCTACAATACGGAAGAAGAGATTGACTTCGTGATCGAAAAACTTCCATCCATCATTGAAACCCTGCGGGGCATGTCCCCTTACTGGAAGGTAGGAGACCGAATTTGCTCAACCTATTAA
- the nifU gene encoding Fe-S cluster assembly protein NifU has product MWEYTDKVKDHFLHPRNVGEVEDADAVAEVGSIACGDALKLSFKLDENKRIKEVKFKTFGCASAIATSSALTEMIKGMTLEEAEKVTNQDIANYLGGLPQEKMHCSVMGREALEKAIAIYKGTVPKETEGKIVCECFGVTDLEIERAIRENNLATLEDVTNFTKAGGGCGNCHGAIQEIIDRVRGELSTKPPERPKLSNIQKIKRIEETIEREIRPSLKLDGGDIELIDVVGNRVLVATRGACASCQASNQTLKHFVEAKLRELVWPELVVEEVSQ; this is encoded by the coding sequence GGTGAAAGACCACTTTCTGCATCCTCGAAACGTGGGTGAAGTAGAGGATGCCGATGCGGTAGCGGAAGTCGGTTCCATAGCGTGCGGAGATGCGCTCAAACTGAGCTTCAAGCTGGATGAAAACAAAAGAATCAAGGAAGTCAAATTTAAAACCTTCGGGTGCGCCAGCGCCATCGCCACGTCTTCGGCTCTCACGGAGATGATCAAGGGTATGACCCTGGAGGAGGCCGAAAAGGTGACCAACCAGGATATTGCCAACTACCTGGGAGGCCTGCCTCAAGAAAAAATGCACTGTTCCGTGATGGGACGTGAAGCATTGGAAAAAGCCATCGCCATCTATAAGGGCACTGTTCCCAAGGAGACCGAAGGGAAGATCGTTTGTGAATGCTTTGGAGTGACAGATCTCGAGATTGAACGGGCCATAAGAGAAAACAACCTGGCTACGCTGGAAGATGTGACCAACTTCACCAAGGCGGGTGGAGGGTGCGGAAACTGCCATGGAGCCATTCAGGAGATCATCGACCGGGTCCGTGGAGAACTCTCCACGAAACCGCCCGAAAGACCCAAACTTTCCAATATTCAAAAGATCAAGAGGATCGAAGAAACCATTGAACGTGAGATCAGGCCCTCCCTGAAGCTCGATGGTGGGGATATCGAACTCATCGATGTGGTGGGAAACCGGGTCCTGGTGGCCACGAGGGGAGCATGCGCCTCCTGCCAGGCATCCAATCAGACGTTGAAACATTTCGTCGAAGCCAAGCTCAGGGAACTCGTCTGGCCTGAATTGGTCGTAGAGGAGGTGTCCCAGTGA
- the epsC gene encoding serine O-acetyltransferase EpsC gives MDETSRKDRCKAEMEAARSFRKEVPEIVNQLVETCNRTDCFNHVGPEPIPSRETVIDIIHRMNRILYPGYFLRTRVDEFNLSYYFGQEATTLYEHLSEQITHALRHDCIRHNLACVQCEERGQQTAITFMRELPRLRAILATDVRAAYEGDPAAGSYDEIIFSYPGLFAITVSRIAHQLWEAGVPLIPRIMTEYAHSITGIDIHPGAHIGESFFIDHGTGVVIGETTVIGDRVRLYQGVTLGALSLPKNAGEQLRHKKRHPTIEDDVIIYAGATILGGDTVIGARSHIGGNVWITESVPPDTKVFMKKPELIYKEKSD, from the coding sequence ATGGACGAAACATCCAGAAAAGACCGGTGCAAGGCGGAAATGGAAGCCGCTCGCAGTTTCAGGAAGGAAGTGCCCGAGATTGTCAATCAGCTGGTTGAGACGTGCAACCGAACCGATTGCTTCAATCATGTGGGGCCTGAACCCATCCCCTCGCGAGAAACGGTAATCGACATCATTCACCGAATGAACAGGATTCTCTATCCCGGGTACTTCCTTCGGACCAGAGTGGACGAATTCAACTTGAGCTACTATTTTGGCCAGGAAGCCACAACACTTTACGAACACCTCTCAGAACAGATCACTCATGCTCTCAGACACGATTGCATTCGACATAACCTGGCCTGTGTGCAGTGCGAGGAGAGAGGACAGCAGACAGCCATCACGTTCATGCGTGAACTTCCCCGGCTGCGGGCGATTCTCGCTACAGACGTGCGGGCCGCTTATGAAGGAGACCCGGCTGCGGGGAGCTACGATGAAATCATATTCAGCTATCCGGGATTGTTTGCCATAACCGTTTCACGCATCGCACACCAGCTTTGGGAAGCGGGGGTTCCTTTGATTCCACGCATCATGACCGAATATGCTCACAGCATCACGGGGATCGATATTCACCCGGGGGCACACATCGGAGAAAGTTTCTTCATCGACCACGGAACCGGAGTCGTCATTGGGGAAACAACGGTCATTGGAGATCGAGTGAGGCTTTACCAGGGAGTCACCCTCGGAGCCCTCTCGCTCCCGAAAAATGCCGGCGAACAGCTCCGGCACAAAAAGCGCCATCCCACCATTGAAGACGACGTGATCATCTACGCCGGCGCCACCATATTGGGTGGTGATACGGTCATCGGCGCCCGCTCGCACATCGGAGGAAACGTCTGGATCACGGAATCCGTTCCACCGGATACCAAGGTCTTCATGAAAAAACCCGAGCTGATCTACAAGGAGAAATCGGACTGA
- a CDS encoding DUF190 domain-containing protein, which yields MLEYKAIEIFTSEEVRWQGKPLSEAIIQFVSGLKIAARCMVTRGTDGCYESGEIATRKLEVLSYNMPVRIHVILPAGELERVLPDIDKMVTDGIVVVHHLDVVSHKIRTRLIPQQVKVRDVMTANPRTVTPSTPLDEVVRLLLSSIFTGLPVVDQANRPVGVISQGNLIYRAGMPLRLCLLAESDQNRLEEFLSSISSKTAAEIMTSPAVCIEEDRQLTEAVNLMLQKGLKRLPVVDAGGKLVGILSRMDLFRTIMKESPDWQTFRNLNIQIENLHSVSDIMRRDIHTVTPDTAIDEVIRIIDSNDIQRVAVVDEKGRYLGLISDEDLLMAFSDQRAGLWDYVVSKMSFTEAGRKHKEFLDHMRAKTASEVMSTRHITVREDAPIEEAIRIMTENNLKRLPVLDSQGFYKGMVSRESLLRTGFTQCKI from the coding sequence ATGCTGGAATACAAGGCCATCGAAATTTTCACAAGTGAGGAAGTCCGCTGGCAGGGCAAACCGTTGAGCGAGGCTATCATTCAGTTCGTTTCGGGTTTGAAGATCGCGGCGCGCTGCATGGTGACCCGCGGAACGGACGGTTGCTACGAAAGTGGTGAAATCGCCACCAGGAAACTGGAGGTGCTCTCATACAATATGCCGGTTCGAATCCATGTCATCCTGCCCGCCGGCGAACTGGAGCGCGTCCTCCCGGATATCGATAAGATGGTCACGGATGGCATTGTGGTAGTGCACCACCTGGATGTGGTCAGTCACAAAATCCGCACTCGCCTCATTCCCCAACAGGTCAAGGTACGGGACGTGATGACGGCCAACCCCAGGACCGTCACGCCATCGACACCTTTGGATGAAGTGGTCCGGCTGCTACTCTCGTCCATCTTCACCGGGCTTCCGGTCGTGGACCAGGCCAACCGCCCTGTTGGGGTCATTTCGCAAGGGAATCTCATCTATCGTGCCGGTATGCCCTTGAGGCTCTGCTTGCTCGCAGAATCCGACCAGAACCGGCTGGAGGAGTTTCTCAGCTCCATCTCTTCCAAGACCGCCGCGGAAATCATGACCAGTCCCGCCGTATGCATCGAAGAAGACCGCCAACTGACGGAAGCCGTCAATCTGATGCTTCAAAAAGGGTTGAAACGCCTCCCTGTGGTTGATGCCGGCGGGAAATTGGTGGGGATACTCTCACGCATGGACCTTTTCCGGACCATCATGAAGGAATCGCCCGACTGGCAAACGTTCAGAAACCTGAACATCCAGATCGAAAATCTGCATTCCGTCTCCGACATCATGCGCAGAGACATTCATACGGTCACCCCCGACACGGCTATCGATGAGGTCATCCGGATCATCGATTCCAACGATATCCAGAGGGTGGCCGTAGTGGACGAGAAAGGACGCTACCTGGGCCTTATTTCCGACGAGGACCTGCTTATGGCATTCAGTGATCAGCGTGCGGGCCTGTGGGATTACGTCGTGAGCAAGATGTCTTTCACCGAGGCGGGTCGAAAGCACAAGGAGTTTCTGGACCACATGAGAGCCAAGACCGCCTCGGAGGTGATGAGCACCCGCCACATCACGGTTCGCGAGGATGCGCCCATTGAAGAAGCCATCCGTATTATGACTGAAAACAACCTCAAGCGTTTACCCGTGCTGGATTCTCAGGGTTTCTACAAAGGGATGGTAAGCCGTGAATCATTGCTGCGAACCGGCTTCACCCAGTGCAAGATTTGA
- the crcB gene encoding fluoride efflux transporter CrcB, which yields MKQELIKILLIMLGGSLGATCRYGTSLLAARLFGTRFAWGTLIVNLVGCFLIGFAFSLADRTRWMGTLPRLFFVTGFLGALTTFSTFALESTNFLRAASHWLTLANFLANNLVGMVLVLLGMWIGRLI from the coding sequence ATGAAACAGGAACTCATCAAGATTCTTTTGATCATGCTTGGCGGCAGCCTCGGAGCCACTTGCCGTTATGGGACCTCTTTGCTCGCGGCACGGCTTTTCGGCACCCGGTTCGCCTGGGGCACGCTTATCGTGAACCTGGTCGGGTGCTTTCTCATCGGCTTTGCCTTCAGTCTGGCGGATCGGACTCGCTGGATGGGGACGCTCCCTCGCCTGTTTTTTGTGACGGGTTTTCTGGGAGCCCTCACCACTTTTTCAACCTTTGCCCTGGAGAGCACGAACTTCTTGCGCGCGGCATCTCACTGGTTGACATTGGCAAATTTTCTCGCCAACAATCTGGTGGGAATGGTCCTGGTTTTGCTGGGAATGTGGATTGGGCGCTTGATCTAA
- a CDS encoding dynamin family protein has product MNDYDRLKQNLLTALEILKPLVHEEHRQALAEVGAKLKEEVFNLVILGQFKRGKSTFINALLGEDLLPTAIVPLTSVVTIIQYGPEVQVRVRFLNGSEEEIPLSKLPDYITERGNPKNRKNVHEVTIFHPSPYLQGGVRIIDTPGVGSVYRHNTDVAYRYLPYVDAGIFIISVDPPLSESEHLFLKDIRDYVDKIFFVVNKIDQVCDEDRKESMEFTREILCMDLNRKDVTLYPLSARCALEAKTGSDAAKLEQSLLPGFEEQLRSFLLHEKGLVLLQSTTQNLLRLVSGETVALQLEQEAVKLPVQELTGKIARFEEEIRGITRDKEHHSYLLRGHMGKITTILDDEIRSFKQANLPILHEALEQEYARKLQQGGRLREELEQFVFDKIREAFEPWRLHITELIASTLADAHQDLATRTNEVIERIMELTSSIFQLPLKPFTAVEPLSSKSRFYFLLKDDPVGLELIQLAVTSSLPQFIVKKMILNNMKTAITQLVDRHCGRVRYDLLQRLQKTAADFQKALTERIDQTLDGIRGALAKALAMKQRSESDVQQNLGALDLKLQSISDIQSQLLQWSQDLSLLDAAR; this is encoded by the coding sequence ATGAACGATTATGATCGTCTGAAGCAGAACCTGCTTACAGCTCTGGAAATCCTGAAACCGCTGGTCCATGAGGAGCACCGGCAAGCTCTCGCCGAGGTCGGTGCAAAACTGAAAGAGGAAGTCTTCAATCTGGTCATCCTGGGCCAGTTCAAGCGAGGCAAATCCACCTTCATCAACGCCCTCCTGGGAGAAGATCTGCTCCCGACAGCCATCGTGCCCCTGACTTCGGTCGTGACGATCATCCAATACGGGCCAGAGGTACAAGTGCGCGTTCGATTTTTAAACGGAAGTGAAGAGGAGATACCCCTCTCCAAACTTCCGGACTACATCACCGAGCGGGGAAATCCCAAAAACCGGAAAAACGTGCATGAGGTCACCATTTTTCACCCTTCGCCCTATCTCCAAGGCGGAGTGCGCATCATCGACACCCCCGGCGTCGGCTCCGTCTATCGCCACAACACTGATGTAGCCTATCGTTATCTTCCTTATGTTGATGCGGGGATTTTCATCATCTCCGTCGACCCGCCCCTTTCGGAAAGTGAACACCTGTTTCTCAAGGATATCCGGGATTATGTAGATAAGATCTTTTTCGTCGTGAACAAGATCGATCAGGTGTGCGACGAGGATCGTAAGGAATCCATGGAGTTCACTCGAGAGATCCTATGCATGGACCTGAACCGCAAGGACGTGACGCTGTATCCCCTTTCCGCACGATGTGCCCTCGAGGCCAAGACCGGCAGCGATGCAGCCAAACTCGAACAAAGTCTGCTCCCAGGCTTCGAAGAACAACTGCGATCTTTCCTGTTGCACGAGAAGGGTCTGGTTCTGCTGCAGTCGACCACGCAAAATCTCCTTCGGCTCGTATCCGGCGAAACTGTTGCTCTGCAGCTGGAGCAGGAGGCCGTCAAGCTCCCGGTTCAGGAGCTGACCGGCAAGATTGCACGCTTTGAAGAAGAAATACGGGGTATCACCAGGGACAAAGAGCACCATAGCTATCTGCTGCGCGGGCACATGGGAAAGATCACGACAATACTGGACGATGAAATCCGATCATTCAAACAAGCAAATCTTCCCATCCTTCATGAAGCTCTTGAGCAGGAATACGCCCGCAAACTGCAGCAAGGGGGACGCCTGCGCGAGGAACTGGAGCAGTTCGTCTTCGACAAAATTCGAGAGGCTTTCGAACCGTGGCGGCTTCACATCACGGAGTTGATCGCTTCCACTTTGGCTGATGCGCATCAGGATCTCGCTACCAGGACCAATGAGGTGATCGAGCGCATAATGGAACTCACGAGCAGCATTTTTCAATTGCCCCTCAAGCCCTTCACCGCAGTAGAACCCCTCAGCAGCAAGAGCCGTTTCTACTTTCTCCTGAAGGACGACCCTGTGGGGCTGGAACTCATCCAGCTCGCGGTCACGAGTTCTCTTCCCCAATTCATCGTCAAAAAAATGATCCTCAACAACATGAAGACGGCGATTACACAACTCGTCGATCGCCACTGCGGCCGCGTACGTTACGATCTCCTCCAGCGACTGCAAAAGACAGCCGCCGATTTCCAGAAAGCCCTCACCGAGCGCATCGATCAGACCCTGGACGGCATTCGTGGAGCACTCGCGAAGGCGCTCGCCATGAAGCAGCGGAGTGAATCCGATGTGCAGCAAAACCTCGGTGCACTGGACCTGAAACTGCAGTCCATTTCCGACATTCAGTCTCAACTTCTCCAATGGAGCCAGGATCTGTCTCTTTTGGATGCAGCAAGGTAG
- the cysK gene encoding cysteine synthase A, with product MHDLFSNIIETIGSTPLVRLNRITEGLPATILAKLEFKNPLGSVKDRIGASMIEAAEAQGFIEAKTLIVEPTSGNTGIALAFVCAAKGYPLVLTMPETMSVERRKLLKHLGAELILTPGQEGMKGAINKAKEILAQNPHAYMPNQFANPANPEIHRRTTAEEIWRDTHGKVDFLVAGVGTGGTITGAGEVLKKRNPSLKVIAVEPRDSPVLSGGQPGPHKIQGIGAGFVPEVLNVRIIDEIIQVTNDQAFETARDLARREGILCGISSGAATFAALEIARRPENKGKRIVTVLPSTGERYLSTELFID from the coding sequence ATGCACGATCTATTTTCAAACATCATCGAAACAATAGGCTCTACGCCTCTGGTCCGGTTGAACCGCATCACTGAAGGCCTTCCGGCTACGATACTCGCCAAGCTGGAATTCAAAAATCCTCTGGGCAGCGTGAAAGACCGCATCGGAGCATCCATGATCGAGGCGGCGGAAGCCCAAGGCTTCATTGAGGCGAAAACCCTGATCGTGGAACCTACCAGTGGGAATACGGGGATTGCCCTCGCTTTTGTCTGTGCGGCCAAAGGATATCCGCTCGTTCTGACCATGCCCGAAACCATGAGCGTGGAAAGACGCAAACTCCTCAAGCACTTGGGGGCGGAACTCATTCTCACACCCGGCCAGGAGGGCATGAAAGGGGCAATCAACAAAGCCAAAGAAATCCTGGCGCAAAATCCTCACGCATACATGCCCAATCAGTTCGCCAACCCGGCCAACCCGGAAATCCATCGCCGAACGACGGCTGAAGAAATCTGGAGGGACACTCATGGAAAGGTGGACTTCCTGGTAGCAGGGGTCGGAACGGGGGGAACGATCACAGGAGCGGGGGAGGTGCTGAAGAAACGCAATCCCTCTCTTAAGGTCATCGCGGTGGAACCCAGGGATTCACCGGTTCTCTCAGGCGGGCAGCCCGGCCCTCACAAGATACAGGGAATCGGAGCCGGATTCGTTCCCGAGGTCCTGAACGTCAGGATCATCGACGAAATCATCCAGGTAACGAACGATCAGGCATTTGAAACGGCAAGAGATCTCGCCAGGAGGGAAGGGATTTTGTGTGGCATTTCTTCCGGCGCCGCAACTTTTGCAGCCCTGGAAATAGCTCGCCGCCCGGAAAACAAGGGAAAGCGTATAGTGACCGTTCTGCCCAGCACGGGTGAGCGTTATCTGAGCACAGAGCTTTTTATCGATTGA